TGATATTATAATGCACAAATAAGGGCAAAATAACAAGCAACTAAACAAATAACTGCAAATAAACAAGTAATTAAATAAGGATAGATTATGAACAATTAATTAACAATTAAACAAGTAATTTGCAATTAAATAAGTGTAAACAAGAATATCTTTAAATATATCcttatttcaaattcaaaataattattcTAATCATATTTAGTCATTTTCATTAGCCCCAATTAAACAAGTAtttaaacaaatatatatttaaatactAAGAAATATccttaattaaaattattaattcaaattaacCTAATAATTATTCATAACTATTCCAAACCATTTAtcattaattttaaatattaaccTAATTATTCGAATAAAATTCACAACTCAAAATTAAACCTAAATTCATTTCTTAactaatttatttcaaattaaaaaattaaaatgacCTAATCCTTATTTCAAATTATTActttaaattcaaattaattattCTAATCATATTTAGTCATTCTAATTAGCCCCAATTAAACAAGTATGCCTAACTCATATATTTAAATACTAAAAGCATGCTTAATCACCCATAATTAGCCCAAATCATCTATCATTAATCCTAAATTTAATCtaataatttgatttaatatgTATATAATTAACCTAATTATTCGAATGAAATTCACAACTCAAAATTAAACCTAAATTCATTCCTTCactaatttatttcaaattaaaaaattaaaatgacCTAATTAATCCTAACCCTAATTGTTAATCATGCCAAATTTTAacatataattcaaaataaaaattaattaattcgaaataaaaaattaaaaattcctAATTAATAATAACCCTAATTCGAACTAATTAATCAGAAAGAATCAAGAACATATAATTCCATCTAAAAAGTATCAAATCATGCTACAATTCGAACTAAAAAAGAATAAAATCATCATACAATTCAACTAAAAATGAACAAAATCAACACAAATAATCAAGATTATCAGGTGTGTATAATCAAGAATATCTTGTGTGTGTActgtgtatgtgtgtatatatacatacatctcGTGTGTGTTTGTGCGTATACAAGAGAAAAAAATGAAAGAAGAATAACGAACCTTTGAATCAAGGAAGAAGAACACAAAAGAATCAGTTGCAATTGCCTTAGAAAAGCTCGAAATCGCCTTAGGATCGCACGGAATCGCCCAAAAAACGCTCAAGAACAGATTTTAATCGATAAAACTGCTAACATTTGGTTAGCAGGGTATATCTGTACACgacttccgcaatgaatcattgcggaagtaTTAAGGGCAAAAGGGTATTTTCATCCTTCCGCAATGAATCGTATATCTGTACACgacttccgcaatgaatcattgcggaagtaTTAAGGGAAAAAGGGTATTTTCAGcccttccgcaatgaatcatagCGAAAGCCAGGGTAAAAAGGTAATTTAATAcccttccgcaatgaatcattgcggaatGGTAGCCTTCCGCAATGAACCATTGCGGAAGGGTAGCCTTCCGCAATGAACCATTGCGTAAGGGTTGACTCTGAAAAAACTCCAACCAATCATGATTGGGAAGGggccctatatatatatataccccaATACGCacgagaaaaagaaaaagaacatATATAAAAAACCTCAAAAATAGTGACATTATGTACCATATTTGGAAGATTTTGAATAGATGTGCCataaaataaatattcattatGTATCATTGTATTGAATTGAGCCAAATAGGTTTTTTTACCGGATTTCTGATGATTAAACTACTATAAGTTTAGCGTGTTCTTGATAAATAGCATGATCTTACATTGCCTGTTAAATTATCTAGTATATTTGGAAGTTCTATTTAGGGGTTTGGAAGTTGGGATTACTTGGAAATGATAGTTCCTTGCTAGTAAGAAGAACATGTGATATTGTGAAGTTTGAGAATAAAGTTGACAATAGCTGAATTTGTAAAAAAGAACAATAGGAATTGCTTTTAGATTAAAAAGATTCTCCAATTTTTCTAAGAAAGTAGAGTTGCGGGAAGCATTCTCTCTTTTTCATAACACTAATACAAAATAGCATTTTGATACTTTTTTGGTGCGCTATAATCTACCTTCCATGCTacatattaatttttttttttgtagATGGTCAAGTGACGCCCTCCTGGTTTGACATTCACGAGATACCTACGTCAGTAAGTTAGCCCTTCCATGATCTTTTCTCGATAATTTTACTTTGTTCTTAATCTGTTAGATGCTCTATATATTATTGCTTAAATATTCGAATCCAGATATAAAGAGTCTTTCTTTATTTTTTGTGTCCGTAAAATGTAATTATGTACAccatattttaatatttaattaaatcaaatgTTTTCTCAATATTGACTTCACTCGGCATTTTTTATGTTAGCAAAGTGGATCGACTATAATGTATTTATGTATAACCGTGTACTTGATAGATTGACTATATTCTATCTTAAATTAGCTCAAGAATGTACCTCAGTCTTCTTAGCATTTGTTTATGTTTTTTACTTGAATCCTAATTAATAGATTGAATATCACTTCTTTTTTTTCATTTGTGTAACAGCTTAGAATAAAAGAAATGTTTGACATTTACCATGAATGTTTCCTATAATTCATATGCTACTGTTTTATACAAATTCCACCAAATGCAACTAAAGCATCATATACcgaattttaataaatttttacaATCTCTGCACTAAAACGTATCAGGATTCCCCAAAAAATGAGAGTTCGGTGCTCAAAGCAGTTCAAAATGTTCATGCAATGATAGACAAGGAGGTTGCAGCTGGGACAAATCCTAAAAATATGGTTTTGCAGGTGCCTTGGCTTTGGCAAGCATTTTGCTTTACTCAAAAACTTTAGGAGGAGGAGGGGGCCATATTTAGTAGATGGTTAACTTTTAATTCTTCATTCATGCAACGAATAACACCTGAAGCAAAGAAGGTACTGGCTAACACGCTACTGGTTTCTGTGTTTTCCCCCCTCTTTTTATAGTTACTAAAATTTTGTGGCACTCACTTGAATCCCTTTTTATAAATCAGTAAGAAATGATATCCAATATATAGATGACCAGTAGCCTGTCAATGTGGCGGGATGTCAACAATAAAGCGAGGGACCTAACTCCCACGTGTTGAAGTAAAAAATACTCTAAACCAAGAATTTCAGACAATATAGACCAGCTTTGTAACCACAAGAATTGTTAGTCACTTGATATTTGTATATTCATGCATTCTGATAGCAATATACAATCAAGACATCAGATTAGCTGCAATAAATTTGAAAAGAAACAGGGGTAGAGGTAATCCACCTGCCAGTGCTCATCCTTTTTTTAATGCTTtaagatggacattttctaaaaACAATTATGTGACAATAAACAAAAACATTGATATATACAAGCTATAATGGATTATTCTATGGCCATGCTGAACTGACAAATAAACCAATTTTTTTTTTTGTATTTAAGACTACAATTGTCCTAAGGGTCAGGCATTTACAGGTAGAGACGAAGAGGATGACTTCACAGAAATGCAACCTTTCAACCGTTCAAGTATGGCTTTTCCGCTGACAAGCCCTGTGTGAAGAGTCAATGGAAGTCCTTCCTTTACACACTCATCATATTTCTCCAGTGCAGATACGATGGCGCTGAAATCTGGGCGTTTGGCAGGATTTGCAGCCCAGCAGTTCTTTATGAGATGCGCAAGTGCAGGTAGACAGCTTGGTGGAAGTGGTGGTCGCTCATTCTacaaaatttttgaaaaacacAAGGGAAGTAAGCATCAAGATATAAGACCGTTTGAATTTTCTTGAGGAATTGAGTGAATTCTTAGGTACAGGTTTCTGTATATATTCACATATTCTCACTGATTCAAAGATGAACTGCTCAATTTAAATGAAGCTTACCTTCTCTGAGACAGCAAAAGCAGCCTGTACAGGAGTCATCCCCTGGAAAGGAAGCAAAGCTGTTGTGAGCTCCCATAGCACAATCCCAAAACTATATACATCCACTTTTCGTGTATAAGGCTTCTCCTTGATCATCTCTGGTGCCATCCAACGATAAGTTCCCATGTTACCTTTGGATTCTTGGGTCTGTGTTTCCAGACATGAAGTTCCAAAATCTGCAACTTTAACTCGCATCTCATCATTAAGAAGTAAGTTATTTGATTTGAGGTCTCTATGGATCACCCCCTGTGAATGAAGATACTCCATTCCTCGCGATATGTCAAGGGCTAACCTCAAAATAGTTTCGGTTGAAAGAGAATACGGCTCTTTCTTGTTGAGGTACATTCTCAGAGTTCCCTGGGACATGTATTCTGTGATAATACAGTACACTGGAGGTTTTTTACAAGCTGCAATAAACTGTGAGAAACAAAGAATTAAATTAACTTCTTCAAATGACTCTCAGACCATTTATCACCTTTTAAGAATAAGAAGTTAAAATTTCATGCTGTCAATTATAAATCTATTTCACAGACACAGAAGTATGTAGCTGAATACAGAAACCCTAAGATTATGAAGTTCCTATCACGTCATCACCTTCTGAATTCATATAAAGGCATAAGCATTTACTTTCACATATTATCAAAATTTCAAGGGTTTTTAAGTCCCCATTAAATTAAAAATACAGAGGTGTGTCAACTCCATAAGCATGATAACTTGATAAGCAAACAGCACAACCAGTATTAGGATATTAAATTAAACACCATCAAATAGTTGGAGAAACAAACCTGCACTATATTTGGATGATAAAGACGCGAAAGCAAAACAACTTCTGATTTGAATTGCTGTTCAAGCAAAGATCTTGTCTCTGGGTTGTGAGTTGGAATCCTCACCATTTTAACAGCCACAGCCCTCTGCTTATAAATTCCTCGATAAATTCGACTATGAGCACCAGAAGCAAATTTATTACCAATGAACAACTGAGAAAGATCAGCAGTCCAATCTTCTTCGTCTTCCTTTGACACTTCCCAAGTCTCAATATTTTCAGATTCCAATATCATCGACCAAGAATCCGAACTATCAAATCTCTTTCTTTCCATGTTTACCATATCACTATTAAAGTATGATTTTGATGAAGAAGGGAATGGTGATGATTTCTTCTTCGATTTAGCGAGTCGAAAAGGATTGAAACATGAGCTTGCCATTATATCAGACAAGTGATCAACAAAGTACAGTATCATTACTAAAACACATAGTGGTTCTCCAGAATACGTGAATAATTTTTGAGAAGTGCAGAAGTTGGTTCGAAAAGATGGGATAATCTGAAGAGAAGCATAAAGACCAAATGTGTTTCCATAAACTGATCAAAGAAATGAAACATCCAAATCAAACCATCAAAACAAAATTTCATTTTGACAAGTTCAGCATAATTCCAAGAAAAAATTTCAGAGTGAAAGAAAATGAAGCAACAACACTCAAAAGAGATAAATAAATGTAGAAAAGAAAGCAATACAAATTGGTTACAATTTATAGTGGACAGGACATGGActtgaaataaagtataaaatGATGAAGAAAACAGAAAACTTTATAAAAAGAAAGCAAGTTTGTGGGATTTCCATGGTGACCattaaaaagaaaatagaaatttGCAACAAAGTATTTCAAGAGAGTCTCGTGAGTTCTTGGTTTCCAAAAGAAAGCAATCCAACTCTCCTCTTGTTTCATTTTGTATCATTCAATATATTAGTGGCTATACATTACTACAAACTTAGAATCCAAGTCAGTTAATTCATCAACTAAAACTTGGTAAATAAAAGCAAAAGACTTTTAATGGTAGAGAATTATAGTTAGTATTGGCCTCAACTTCCATTGCCTACACAAGTGGCAGAAAGGGTAACATAAAGTGCAAAAGGTTCTACATTTACAAGTGTCAAAAGGTTCTTTACACAAGTTCATCTAGTTACTCATGTAATATTTCCGAGTCAGCACCCCAAATGTTTTACAAACAGAACTCAAAGCTTAATATTTTTGCGCTCTCTGTTTTCCGCTTTTccaaaattaaaatttatatgtTTATAATTAGGTGACGTAGGCCAGTACTATTATGTTTTAGTTGAAGGCATTTGAATTATTAGTATTTATGTTTAAttgattattttttatttattttttatatttttatttactGCGATATAttcattaaaataataaatatcttTAAAATATAACATGCATTATATATTTTTAAGTACCGTAAAAAAAGTATCGTAGGTGACTTGAAATGAGATTATATATAAGAACAATATTGATATTCCTAAAAATCCATATTAGAGTATTATTATTAATGAACAATAATAATGCATAAAAATTAGTATGTTTGTTTAACTCGAGTACCTCCCTAAACCGAGCATGTTTgctaaacctttcgtgaataatgtacaatgtaatataattcattcagccttatattatagatcaaattTGAGGCATGCATTCACGTTTACACCCTAAGTTTCATGGTATGTAACCAACTCAAGTACTAGCGACGATGAGGAATGAAGCCTCTCAAAACAAGATTAAGACTGCACTGGAGTATTTTTCTCTACAAAATTCATGCGAGCTACAATAAACATTTAAAAATAAGATCAAAAGATGTTCATGCCTCAAATTGCAGAATAAACTTGCAGCACAAAATTGTGGATTCAAATACATTCCGGGTGTTATATCAAGAAGTCATATTCATCACATTGATACAAGTACTTACAAAGAAGTCACCTCGAGAAGATTGTGATGATCTGTATATCAAGATGTTCTTATCGAGAAGACATGTTGTTGAAACTGCGTAGCTGTACGAACAATATACATGATAACTCAATACTAGATCAACACTAGAACAAGATAGGtaaataatactacgtctacacaaaaaatcaggaagaaatgaagacaaggcaaatacaaataatcaaagatTAGAAGAAGttttgaagtctgtttacaggtcactgaaagaaatTCATTGAAATGTTCATgtctcagtgaagaataaaggttaaagactttcagggttttagaagtgttgaagattcagtgtaaAAGTGCCACCAgaagattgtagtagcaatgaagacgttgtctaagtACCAGAAAAGTTTACAGTGAAAGTATAattatttattgacagtcagtgttcgaagcgataaggttgttgcaagcttaacaatgtagtcaaggatataatacgaagacctgaatcgaagtTAGTCGTCTTGAACCaaaccagttgcactaggcgtcagcGTTTCGTGAAAGGAATatgagtattatcattagaagaattgttaagtgaggattcgtatCTGGATATGCAGGTTATGTGGTTATACGCAGACTcagagagaagacttgaagaaGGGACAGTTTAAGGATTAAAGCGTTCTAcagaaactaagtcaaagtgatcactaccttgtagtaggagtcactGAGATCATTCTATTCGTTAGAAGGAGCAAGAACATTGAAGTAAAGCTCAAAAACTAAGTATCAGAATTAGTCTTGACCTAGTAAGAGCATCAGGGAAGGAATTAGAGTAAAATCTTAGTCCAAATGAGCTTGCTTATTTCCCTAGTCGCCAGTGGAGTTTTTGTAAGGGATTCGATCAATAAAACGCAACAGAAAAAACAAAAACTTTGAATCCCTACCGCATGATCTATGTATAACGACTGGATAATAATGGAGAATAaatgtttaccttaataaagctttccttctgaaTGTAATGAACGTTCCgatcttgatgaaccaacacagcaaccctcctttcgaagatctgctctccaagaTATCCATACGAACgtccgatcgtccaacgatcaccggatccggtactagccgatttggttgcctcttttctctctctctctctctctagcctctctaagatgtagagctgctagggttttttcTCTAAAAAACATGATTAAACTTCTAAacctaaaaatatacatcttaatgtatatatagaggAGAGAGGATTTGGGCCTAACCCTAATcttaatgggcttctaaaaggtcccattctgattttgggttttatattattattaaattcgaattctaatatatatatatacaattaatcaagtaTCACTTagttaatttaataattaaattcaaattaataataataaaatatttaaactcataatttaaataacactccgttttaaacgttctttgtgtgtgaccctttaggttattattacgttgataataattttattttttaataataaaatataaacaatgagtggcatctagtaatacattattgctccccaagtaataataataattggtgattcaattaaaccatttatgaataatgtacaatataatataatccctttggTCTTATATTATAGAtaaaactcgaggcatgcattgtgtcatcctctgttaacgtttaatccttctttcttagatcaatgagtaaactattaaacaaatcagtatttgagcacgtccatgcattttatagtcttactcaatcaagaggccaataatattaCCCCTTTAATATAGGAGggataaatctcatctagatcattcatatttctcatacaattcataatatactcaatgtctacttttattattacccggtcaaggataactttcaatagtgtcaaagtatattaattctcgtatagaaatataatgatttcagcTCAAAGGACCAGTACATCATTATCACTGagagattaacttatgacactttaaacatgtagtatctcacaacgggtcaatccagcaccatgtatttaatacatgtgcctgtgttttgacttttgtatcactatacctatgatcaatgagatgtgatcattagtcaacaaacacactagtctcaacgtatttattatcgtcccttaacaataatacttgactagggacctttaggaatatcaatactattttCATAAACTCATTTCAAaatcacgtacttagagatatagatttacatatcatattccaaggacatttattaatctaacattttatggcaaaaaaatataataaattactaaagaataatctaTAATCTCctaattaataatccaaatatttcataacataaacataatagtgttgtctttagggcacacacactaaaaatctcccacttgcactagagccaatcacccatgtatctaatacccatggaactagtatgatcTTCATGTTTTttctgcgacaaagccttagtcagtgggtctgcaacattatcatcagtatatactttacatatatgtatatctcctcttttaTTAATCTATCATAGAAGGTGATgtctcctaagtatatgcttttcccgggaatgggaccttggttctttagcctgcgtgatggctccattattatcacagtaaagatcaaccagatctgtgatcgatggaaccacaccaagtcccgttatgaatttccgtatccaaatagcctccttggctgcttcagtggcagcaatatactcagcttctaTTGTAGAATCAACTattgtctcttgctttgaactcttccagcttacaacaccttcattaaggcaaaacacaaaacctgactgagatactgaatcgtctctgtcCGTCTGGAAGCTGGCGTCAGTGTAACCTTTAtaactgaaagagatatgtcctaagtccaatcatgtatgacgatttaggaataacttttatgtaatctgttttgatttcattgataataataaaagacttgttttgtttttattgcgggctctatcaatttaaatgtttaaataagatataccacagtttagagtaaaaatttttatggattgtgatgagatcataataatgagacctaaaagatgataactctaaacttaaatagtttctggtcgtaggattactaactggtaattaataatccgcaaagatcggtacatactatgcttgcttcattatgaaggatgtctgttctcatagacatttgtgtggtgacactatagctaatatgtaggtgcttattatagaataagttcactgaacatgactcacacagctgaacaactgatggagttcactcacgtgtcagcagttgttcacatagtgatagttgtacaagtatccttagacttgagatcatcatagtcatcttgtgtacactaaactatgctttggtttagttcttagtctcaagggacaattataagggctctactgggtataggaatttgtacacgaagataatgtatgatcaataaaggatctaccccttccagtgaaggaaaagaatgttcaatgctcgtccacttatgctagttcaggaatctctggccagagtgaatgaaattagaaaggagtttctaatttacattaaatagaactaagcatagtgaatgggaaagcaagtgattaaataagataggcttgacacaagttccatgccttgtatttaatcgtgacattgcagggtagaaggaattgattgtacggtaactactcactgaataggttcttggtattctaagcagtgaattcgtattatccggatagtcgcgatatgctgagaagtatccctcacgatgtagaataaatatgattaattaattaatcatagtTAATGAATttgagaatttatataaataatgataaaatagttttattattatttatttctactatcggcttaatattgaacctacagggtcacaccataaaagagaatgatttaatggtggaggagttaattaataatgactgataattatttatttacgaaataaataattaattggaaaatttaataattgattaaatgagatttaattgattataaattaattaagaaaaggttcttaatattattaattaagaatttaatttttggaaattaaatcaagtgatagaattatttctaaagagtttagaaaaaagattaataattaaaaagtgttttaattattagtgagaataataaagggttaataataataatattttatgggaaaattttcaactgaaaattttgcctataaatatactattatagaccctatttttgcctaaaccaaaaagatttacaaaaccctaattctctacatctcctcctccttcattatatcattttcttggtggataccggtggagtgtttcacacttgaggagcagctgctaaggatctccgttcatcgttcttggatcgctattaaagacctccatctttccattaacgtaaagtttcttaaggtaaacacactgaactacgaattaaatattattttttgcatggatcctgcggagggtttcgtttttttttttaagattaaatttacgttttcgctgcgtttatgtgctaaaaacccttcaatggtatcagagctacttgcgaaaagtttttaattcgtttatgtgtttaactgttttcgatatatgagcttgtacgtgattcgccatgatttgatgttgatatagtatgcttatatatgtatggttttgaatataagatattcatgtgagttgtataatcataaaatgattatgtaatatgtatatatactaatatatatatgatttatgtttgttctaattatgagaatcatattagatacggattctgaattggctgctgaagatttgctgaaatctgggtctggtgtccgatttacgcaaacgaataccctattccataggtaaacgagcgtttgaacaaaactgatagctatagctatcaacgactcgtctgtaaggtgtttgacgtcGGTTACTGCctgtaaacagtgattcttatttttctgatttgattctgatttttctgatatttgtcatattttctttttatgattagatcatggataatatgatatgttaagatcagattatgtgttttaacatgcttttatgtgttgtatgagcatggtggatggttatggcctttcaaCTTTAGTGTAATggtttggttttggttttaaatacgacttgcatgtcgtcaatctttgtaatcataaatctcgaatgtaactcgagttattcttgtaagttcattagattagttttactttcaatcatgtaatgtaattgaagactcaagaaggttatccaatggaggtgatacaaagaagaagacaaggcatacaagaagtctaaacaaagaagaagacttatgtaataagtagttgtatttatttccatcaccatattagattgaccttgatctttatcatgagcttgataaagatcacataggatggggc
This sequence is a window from Apium graveolens cultivar Ventura chromosome 9, ASM990537v1, whole genome shotgun sequence. Protein-coding genes within it:
- the LOC141684638 gene encoding serine/threonine/tyrosine-protein kinase HT1-like gives rise to the protein MILYFVDHLSDIMASSCFNPFRLAKSKKKSSPFPSSSKSYFNSDMVNMERKRFDSSDSWSMILESENIETWEVSKEDEEDWTADLSQLFIGNKFASGAHSRIYRGIYKQRAVAVKMVRIPTHNPETRSLLEQQFKSEVVLLSRLYHPNIVQFIAACKKPPVYCIITEYMSQGTLRMYLNKKEPYSLSTETILRLALDISRGMEYLHSQGVIHRDLKSNNLLLNDEMRVKVADFGTSCLETQTQESKGNMGTYRWMAPEMIKEKPYTRKVDVYSFGIVLWELTTALLPFQGMTPVQAAFAVSEKNERPPLPPSCLPALAHLIKNCWAANPAKRPDFSAIVSALEKYDECVKEGLPLTLHTGLVSGKAILERLKGCISVKSSSSSLPVNA